From a single Gavia stellata isolate bGavSte3 chromosome 15, bGavSte3.hap2, whole genome shotgun sequence genomic region:
- the LOC132318285 gene encoding ADP-ribosylhydrolase ARH1-like, which produces MEETVPSVEAYEAAMVLSGVGDALGYRGGRWEYCTSGPQIHAELAELGGLEAITLEPPEWPVSDDTVLHLATAEGLATGLEGEPLLQELARRYVAAMGDMEGRKPGPTSILGTSQLRPGEPEGYRIPFNPTGTGCGAAMRSLAIGLRYPHAWELPTLIRVSIESGRMTHHHPTGYLGALAVALFGALGARGEPPERWGAELLRVLPLAWDYVEGAGVAVGDNAAAWPFFKDAWHRYLESRGLLEGRGPPQVPSLPSPAERDAAYLVWALDGWPGRSGHDAPMVALEALLAAGGSWGDLCARGVLHGGDSDSTGTIAAGCWGLRGGLAPIPPGLHCRLEHRERLRDAAHRLHALAWGRC; this is translated from the exons atgGAGGAGAC GGTGCCCTCGGTGGAAGCCTACGAAGCGGCCATGGTGCTGAGTGGGGTGGGGGACGCGCTTGGGTACCGGGGGGGGCGCTGGGAGTACTGCACCTCAGGACCCCAGATCCACGCCGAGCTGGCCgagctgggggggctggaggcCATCACCCTCGAGCCCCCCGAGTGGCCCGTCAGTGATGACACCGTCCTCCACCTTGCGACCGCCGAAGGCCTGGCCACAG GCCTGGAGGGGGAACCCCTCTTGCAGGAGCTGGCTCGCCGCTACGTGGCTGCCATGGGTGACATGGAGGGCCGCAAGCCGGGGCCCACCAGCATCCTGG GCACCTCGCAGCTGCGGCCTGGGGAGCCCGAGGGCTATCGCATTCCCTTCAACCCCACCGGCACTGGCTGTGGGGCCGCCATGCGTAGCCTGGCCATCGGCCTCAG GTACCCGCATGCCTGGGAGCTGCCGACGCTGATCCGGGTGAGCATCGAGAGTGGGCGCATgacccaccaccaccccaccg GGTACCTCGGGGCGCTGGCGGTGGCCCTCTTTGGGGCTCTGGGGGCTCGGGGGGAGCCCCCAGAGCGCtggggggctgagctgctgcggGTCCTGCCCCTCGCATGGGACTATGTGGAGGGTGCCGGGGTGGCCGTGGGGGACAACGCTGCTGCCTGGCCCTTCTTCAAGGATGCCTGGCATCG GTACCTGGAATCCCGGGGCCTTCTGGAGGGTCGTGGCCCACCACAGGTGCCATCCCTTCCATCACCGGCTGAGCGGGATGCGGCATACCTGGTCTGGGCACTGGATGGGTGGCCAGGGCGCAGTGGGCATGACGCACCCATGGTGGCCCTGGAGGCCCTGCTGGCAGCCGGCGGAAGCTGGGGGGACCTGTGTGCGAGGGGGGTGCTGCATGGCGGGGACAGCGATTCAACGGGGACCATTGccgctgggtgctgggggctgcggggggggctGGCGCCCATCCCCCCTGGGCTGCACTGCCGCCTTGAGCACCGTGAGCGGCTGCGTGATGCTGCCCACCGCCTCCACGCGCTGGCCTGGGGGAGATGCTGA